TCACAATACATGATATTGGTAAAAATCCAGGAATtacttcatatgaaatatcctTGACATGTGTAATACCAGCACTAATAAAATCTTTCCAattcaacattttgttttttctttgcaCTTTCggattaaaaaacaaacaataattaaaaacatcatTTCCTTTTTCTGTAACAATGATATAATATTTTATGGCATACCATGcacaaaataatttattgtaAAAGAGTGGTAGACCCTGGAAATCTGTTTTCTTAAACTGGAGTAAACATATCTCCCTCACTGCTCCTAAATTTTGAATCGTTGATAGGAAATGTCTAAAAATATGTTTCTACAGAAAATATTTAGTACAACAAAAGTGCTTTGCAAGAAACTTAAGTCTAAGCCTTTTGAATACTGTCTCTAGTCCATTGTGGAATTGAAATAACTGAAAATGAGTACCAAAATTTAAACATAAAAAGGTATTAATTAGAGTGGCTCTACCTTGAACTGTTAGGGATCTCTGTCTCCATAAATTAAGAGTTTACTTAATGTTTTTAACTTTGTCTCTCcaattaaaattttcacacTCTACTCCATTTTTGCCAAAATAAATACCAAGAATTTTCATGACACCTGTCTCGGAAACACTCAATGATATCTTTTCCTGTTCAAAAATTCTACCAGTCCCTATACACATTATTTTAGACTTCTGAATGTTTATTTTGGCACCAGATGCTTTTTCATACATGTTAAATACTTTGAAAACTTCTAAAACAGTATGTTAGTCACACAGTCATTGTAGTATCATCAGCATGCTGAAATATCAATCCATTTTTATCTGACATTGGTATTAGAATACCTcttattacaatattttgtttCATGACATAATTCCGAGGTTCTGCTGATAAAACATATAATAATGCAGATATTGGACAACATTATCTAACAAAAatttttataggaaaatatttagTTAAATGTCCATTACACTTTACACCACTGTATATATCCGTATAAAACGTCTGTACCCATTTTCTAAATTGTGTTCTAAAACCAAATACCTCTAATACATCAAGTACATACTCCTGACTCACTCTATAAAAAGTTTTTCCTTATCAATTTTAACCACATAACTCTCTCAATTATCCATCTCTACCATATCAAccacatatttaatgttaactAGAGTATTTGCAATATATCTCCATATTATACACCAATTCTGTATTTCAGACACAATATTTGGCAGTACAGGTTTCAGTCTATTTGACATAATTCTTGCTATTATCTTATAATCTACATTTTACAGGCTAATAAGCATCcagtttttcaacaatttttatcTCCTTTCTTCTTGTATAACAACGTAATAACACCCATTTTCATGAAGTTAGACATCGTGTTTTTCtgttaatttctttaaatatatagaGTAGAATATATCTTAACTGTGGtaaaaactttttataaaattatacaaTCAACCCATCAGATCCTTGGCTTTTATTATTAGCCATTTCCTTGATTGCATTTTCAATCTCTTCAACTTCACCTCAAATGGGTCGAAATAGTCCACTCCAACTCGATAAAATAGCGGTTCATCAGGTATTAAACGATCCTATGGTAATTGAGCCAGTTTCTGTTCTCCAACTTTGGAACTTTGACGACGACAAACTACACACTTCGAAATCAGCCTTCTGATGGATGAAGACGCATGTATCAACCAGTATTTCTGTCTTAAAACAGAAAGCATGTGGTTCCTACCACTGTGTTTCACTTCATGATGTATCTGTCTTAATATCAAGTTTGACACATGATGATTCCTGGGTAAGACAATTGGATGTTTGGTTTATCAAGGCATAATGGCTCTGTGTAATCTACCTCCAACACGTATAAGTCCATTGTCAAAAATGGGGTCAAGTTTTCGGATATTGCTACCTTGTTTCACATTTTTCTTGAGCTGAACTTTGAGAAACAATTTCCTCCTGATTTTAGGAATCCATGCAATACTTTTCTTCAATTGGTACCACGATGAATGGTAGGTAATAAGTCTATCTACACTATCAAAATCCTCATCCAGACTTGTTTCACTTGAACCGATAACAGCACTCACTTTAACCTTTTTGACTTCGGGATCATCACCATTTTTCTCGTCAGAAAGTTATCTTGGTGTTTCAGGCTATTGCATCCTCTGTGGTCAACAGAAATTCAGGTAATCCAATGGTTTCCTTGAAGAATATCATTCGCAGACAGTCCTCTTGATGCGAAATCAGCGGGGTTACGTTTAGTATTGATGTATTTCCATTCATCTGGTACGGAGCCTTCACGAATCACCGCAAGTCTGTTTGCAACGAATGTCTGAAATCTAGATAAAGTGTTTCTAATGTATCATATCACTGCCATGCTGTCCGTCCAAAATTTCGTCTCATCTATGGGTATTTCCAACTCGGACTTCAACATCTTATCTGTTCGAACTGCAACTGTAGCCGCAGTCAACTCTAATCGAAGGATAGTTGTCTGTTTTAAAGGAGTAACACGTGAATTTCCGATAATGAATGAGCAATGCTCCATTGAAATTCTCCAGTCTCAGATTTGACACTGTTCCGTAACCACGTTCACTGGCGTCTGCAAAATGATGTAGCTGTGCAGATTTTATTTCTCCAAATTCCACAGGTTTAATAAATCTTTGCACTTTAAAGTCTGAAAGTTTCTCAAGATCCTGTAGCCATTCATTCCATTGTTGTTCAAGATATTCTGGTATCTTCTCATCCCATCCTAACTGACGCTTACAAAGTTTCTGAAGTAAACACTTGGCCTTCAATGTGAAGGGGGCTAAAATCCCAGGGGGTCAAATACACTACTGACCATGGATAAGATACCTTTTCTTGTAAATGGTTGTCTTTTAATGTCCATCTTGAAACAAAACACATCAGACTCAACACACCACTGAATTTCTATAACTCGATCAATTTGAAGAGTGTCACTATCCAAGTCCAGATCTTTAACTTCCTTTGCCCTATCCGTGAATGGAATACAGTTCATAACTTCGGGGCTATTGCTAATCCATTTAGTGATACGAAATCCACCTTTCCTGAGAAGATCTTGTAATGCACGCAACAGAAATGTTGTCTCATGCACCGTTTTCACTGATTTTAAACAGCCATCCACGTAAAAGTTTTTTAGCACAGTGTCATAGAGTCCCTCACAATCCTGCGCTATCTTCCTTAAGGCGTAGTTTGCACAACTCGGCAAAGATGTTGCACCAAATAAGTGTACTACCATTTGGTACTTGACAATATGTTTGTTCGGATCTCCATCTTTCCACCAAATGAATCTAAGGAAACTTGCATCTTATATTGGTACTCAGACTTGATAAAACATACTGTCAATGTCTCCAATAATCACTACTTCTTCCTGTCTGAATCTAAGAAGCGTTCCTATCAGAGTATTCGTCAAGTTCGGTCCTTGTAGTAATTGATCGTTTAAGGAAGTTTCTTGGTATCGAGCCGCACAATCAAAAACAACtctcaatttcttttttttctggGATGACGTACTCCATGGTGAGGTAAGTACCACACTCGTCCATCTGCCTGAGCGAGTTTCTCATCAGGCACCTTTACTGCATATCCTTCGTTAACAATTTTATCTATGAATACACAGTAGTCCTTGTGAAAGTCGATGTCACGACTGAATTGTTTGTGTAGTGATAACAGTCTCTGTTCTGCTTGTTTCTTGTTATTTGGTAGATACACATTCCGTGTCTTGAAAGGAAGACTAATAACATAATGTCCATCCTCAAAATGAATCGAGTTTGACACACTTTCTAGGAATGTTCTGTCCTCTTTAGAGGGCTCACACTTATCATCGATAGTCATTTCGTTAAAGTCATGGTTGAACTGATTACGAATCCGTTCCTCCAAATTGGGCATGAGTTTTGCATCGACACGATTAACAGACACGAATGTATAATATGCTCCATCATTTGAATTCGGATGAACTTCCAATGGTCCATTTATAACCCAGCCAAGCAAAGTTTTCACAGCGAATGGTCCATTATCAACACTGGGTATGACATCCCATGGTTCCATTGGTTTTGGAGCATTGACACCAATCAGAACACCAACGTCACTATCTATTCTAGGAAGGTCGACACCACTGATATATTCATAGTTTTCAAGATCCTCCAATGAAATCACATCCGACCTTGATGCAGGTAAACAAGGCTGTGTATAAACTGGCGGTAGTTCTAACACAGTCAGTCCATTTATGTCGCATATTTCTAAATCAGAAATCACATAGCAAGTCTGTTTCTGTTGTTGTCCCATTGTTTTGAGATTGAGGTTCATTTTCCTACCTTCGACATTTAATGCGTTAGCAATGTTCTCCAAAAAAAATCTCGTTACTTCCAGAATCAAGAAAGACATAAGTCTCAACGTATTTGTCACTGAACTTTGATTTGAGTCGAACAGGCACAATTGGTAGCCCTTCTTTTCCAGCCCCCATATGAACAGAAGACGACGTAGCTGACAACAAAGTTTCTGGTGAAACTGTACTTGGTTCTTCAATCTGTCGAGGATCAACATGAAGGATGGATGGATGAGTCTTCTTATAGTGAGCACATGGCATCCTTTGTCgacaattatttttcaaatgtccAAATTTCAGGCACGCAAAACACAAaccatttgattttaaaaatgcatatcTGTCTTTCAGAGGTAAAATAGTAATACTCAAACATATGCCCAATGAATGAGCTCCTTGACAGAAAGTACAAGTTTTCGGCAACGTTTTGGTCTGATTAGCACTGTTGTCACTGACGGGTTTAAGATCAGTTTTAACTGCAACGTTTTTGCGCGTTTCTGATTTCTTGTGATCCTGTAAGCGTTTGTTGGTTGAATTCGAAGTACCCAACACTTCTCTTCCATATAGAGGATCGGTTGCTTTTTTCGCTTCTTTACGCACAAAGCCAACAAGATGATGAAATTTCACAGCAAGTTTCTTCTCTTTGAGATCATACACCATACTTCTCCACTTGTCGTGCAAATAGAatggtaaccttttcactaatAGTTTTAAGTTTTTTGCATATTCCAGAACTCTGGCTGCTTCTACATTTTCAATCGCAAATTGACATTCTCTAAGAAAGATTCCAAATGCATCTAAGGTCTTTGCACTGTCAGATTTTATCACAGGCCAgtttaattcttttttcttttttttacatAAGCTTGTGCAATCACATCTGAGTCACCATATCTGTCTTTGAATTCTTCCAGTGCTGTTTTGTATCCACTCTCTGCATTTAAGTTTGAATAGCCTGTCACAATATTGTGTGCTTCTCCAACTGTAAACTGCAGCAGAAAGTTTAAACGTTCTTCATAGGAATCGGCGTTAACACAAATCCTAGTTTTAAATTGCCTCAAAAATCTGTGGCAGTCCATAGGATTTCcttcaatttttttaatatcagcCTTCGGTTTGTTCAATTCCCGGGCTACAGCCTGTATTCCACTGTTTGTATCAAATGTATGTGTTGGAAATGCTGTTTAACTGAATGCATTGGTCGATTCACATTGTTTGGAGATATATTGTCACTGGTGAAAGCGTTCAATGGATCTGAATGAAATTCAACATTTCTCTCGAAGTTTTCATTGATGAGAGAGTTTTCCAATTGTTGATCACGCAATTCACTCTGTTCAAGTTCCTCCAATACGTTGGTACATGCATCActgatttttatttcagtttttattttcagttcTTCTTTCATTTTCAGGTCTAGTTTTGCCTCCCCTAAATTCTGTTTTCTTCTAGTGTTGATGCTTTGGCAAGTAATTCTGCTTTTCGTTGTCCTTCCTTGAGTTTTTCTACGGAAATTTAGCTCGAAACTTTCTATGCATTTGACAGTCTGGATTTCACCGATTTGACTTGGTAACTGATATCTTGACTGATTCGCAAATCACTCGATGTGTAAACAGATAAGCATACACCTGTTAGACAAAAGTAAAAGTCCGTGTTAGTCTTTTTAGTTTTTAGACTGATAATATGCGTATTTTCTAATCATTAGTATTATCAtccatagctacatgtatagaAATCAAAGTTGATGCTATAGTATTTTGCCAGCAGTTTTCCTTGTTTATATTTTGGTAGTGAAGGTAGCAAACGCTTATCAAACTCATAAATCCTATAGAGAATTTAAAACCGAGAACAGGCGATTATGGACTCTATCAGGGTTGGAATCggatgcctaggaggaatacGAAACTACGTTTAATTATTGGCAATAATTCTTCAAATATACATGCAAAGACACCATTACTTAGATATGACACGTCACTACGATATGTTCATATTACATACAATTGATTCCTTGTCCAAAATGGCATGTAACTTTTGTACACATGGTTAGAACAGTGTGATACTTAGAGGTTGTGATATTGTGACAATAAGTCAATTCCACCTGTGCCTCTCGGGATATCTTCATTACCTTGATATTGACTTTTGAAACATTTCCTGAAAACTAACACTGTCTGTTATTGAGATATAAGAAGGGCAATTTAGTTTACTTAGTTAGTGAGCAATCCTTTTAAACACCATGATCTCCCAAACAATGGGGTCCTTAGtaccctcttgcttgtcgttGAGTCCATATATGTGTGCCTGTTCTAAATGTCCTCCTAATTTTGaaccaaaatatcaatatatctcCGCCTAAGCTTAGACCAAACAGTCACTATATGCCCGCCTGTTTTTTGAACGAACTACAATGTATTATAGTAACCCTATTTAAGATTATTGAAAACAAGAggttcatgggccacatcgctcccCTGGGCAGTAATTCCTAACAAtgaacaagcttgagcaaaactatcattctTCAAGCaccttggttcagaaaaaaatttaaaggtaGCAACCAGACAGTCATTCAttattaaatttgattattaaaATTTACTATAAATTCATCAAAGGGAAAGACAATCCTAACCatattgttgcttttatgaataaagtattacttaatgatatcaaaaatccttgcttaacaattaaatcaatattaatctatcatttATTCTAAATTACCCACCGCTAAGAGAGCGGTCaataaagtttaatttatgacgtcacgcCGTCGGTTCCTGTTTATTTCagcagcagcactgtaaacatgacaagtcacgaacagttaagtttggagttGTATAGATTTTAGCccattctttcgcaagaagaaatcgagaaaagaagacgttcattTGAATCACAGACCAGGCAGACGATACgcatttcttcatacaaatttcTCGAATCTCAATTTGTCATTACACAAATGATGGGTCCACAgtttacatattttgttttcttttcagatgacttggttgggtcagaaTTTTCGAAAACAAAACTTTTCACATCTCCCCATTGCATTAGTGCAATTGACAGCTTGGCAGGAAGACATCAACGTATTTATTTGTATGATcaaccacatgcacatcttttaTGACTTTATCTCATAAAAACCGGAACAGATGGTGTGATGTCAAaaattttgtggtcttgaataccatttcaatttttaacgtttttaaattagtactgaagcttatctaggtcgtatatcaacagaataatatgaaaatgattatcATATAATCTATCCTATAATTCATTATGTAAATTGGTTTTCGGTTGCTTTCCCCTTTATTTACCACATGCACTTGTAGCCGGATATGGCCTTGCATATTAACAAATGTCatctaaggatgttttgtgccaggTTTGGTTTCCTGTATatccgcatgtaaaactttgatctcctctTGTGGTCCAAACCTAACGCCAGGAAAGGGTCATTATTTTTACAAGCTTAAATCTCCACTTTGTCAtatagctttcatgtaaatttcagctttttctggcccagtggttcttgaagagAATAGTTTTTGAAATCACACCGCCCgattgcatttttgtgattatctctcttttgaaagggacatgacccttcatttgaacaaacttgcatTCCCTTCACCTAAAGATGATTTGTAttaagtttaattgaaattggcccgCTGATTCTGGGAAAGATTTTCCTaaatatcagcatgtaaaactttgaccccctaatgtggccccaccctaccctagGGGTCTAtaatttgaacacacttgaatctactctataccagaaagctttcacttaaatctccactcttgtGTCAAGGTGGTTCTCGataagattttaatttttttctctatatattcgcatgtaaaactttgaacccctattgcgGCACCAACATAAccccgggaccatgattttaatacaCTTGAAGTTCtattatgtcaggaacctttcatgtaaattcagCTTTtttgcccaatggttcttgagaagatttttaaatggcccaaccctagttttgcatttttgtaatgatCTGTTCTTTGAAGGGCGTGAccccatcatttgaacaaacttgaatctcttTTATCCAATGATGCTTTctgccatgtttggttgaaattggttcaatAGTTCCGGAGaagaatatgaaaatgtgaaaagtttatgacgacgacagacaacaaaTTTGTtgagaaaagctcacttgagtcttcggctcaggtgagacAAAAACTTGATAAATATCATCCTGACGGAATTACTGAATATCTGAGAACTTGATATTGTAGGCATAATCTATGTAAACCCATTGACTTCTGTGGTCATGAACTTTGCCATTAGTTTCTTTACCCTCAAACGTATTTACTGTTGATTTTCGGTTCGTCCcttagagatacatgtacagtaacatTTATCCCTTTTATTAGCGGAGTAAGTTTAATAATTACCAGTAGTGATAAAATCTTTTGTCCACATATATTACAAAGACAATATTCTAATGTAACAGAGTGTCTTTGTTATTGCTCTATTGCACTTCATAAAACAGAATGTACGCATCTTTGTGAGACATGACTTCATTTACATTTGCCTCAGTAACGTTGTCATCGCTGATATAAAACCAAGAATCCTTCACATCACATTGATTTTCATggttttcatcattttcaaattcgtgcttctttttcaaaatattttctatctCGCATTTCAATTTTTCCAAATCTCCAGTCGTTCTCCTGAGATGCCTTTGCCATCTGTCAACATCATGTCGCCGTGTGGTGTTAACATAAGCATAGTAGTGGCCACCGCCGATTCCACCTGCATGGACTACCACAGCATACAGTTCATATACCATATCTTCTTTGGGTATTGTCTGTAAAGGCAAAAACGAATAGGTTAGTAGACAGAGGATTGCACCAAACGTCAGGTGaaatgatttaatgaattgCCAATCGTGTTATAAAAGTTAACGTACTTTGTTTGCTTTCGAACAGAACTTGGCTAGACTCAATCTACGTGGATACTGCACACGCTCTGTGTTTTTTGTTAAATGACTGACATCGTTCTGTAAGCAATGCAAGAAAGACTGAAAAGGCacgtttgaaaatcaaaatgcaaGGTATTGCCAAGCAGAAGGAAGAAATTTGATTAGACAAAAGTCATCTCTGTTGGAGTTTGATTACCATCCTGAATCTGTCAATGTGTATTACGAGAACGGGGGGAGGTTGAAATACCAACAGCCGCTTATAGGCTTTTCCTGATCCCTCTAGAAATAAAAATGCTAGCAATTGCAAATTTGGTTATAGATGCAAAAATTAGATATGCAAGGTATGGTATTTAAACTAATTTGTTATGTTCTCTAATTTTGAGACAGGTAATCGATCAATACATTATAGAAAATTTGTtgtcaaaatatatcaatacaagCACTGGTAGCGTAGTAATACTTAGTGTACATTTTGCAAATATCCATATTCATTTCATTCCCAAAGTAttatgaatttgaatttttcataCACAAATTATTGTGGTACTAATATTCCTTAACGATTTTCGCTtaaaagtgaacattttagcAAAGGCTCAAATATCCCATGTTCTACTTGTGGTTAACTTTATTTTCGCCTTAATCCCAAGTTGTCGTACTAGATAAAGGGCTTCCAGTATAGTTAGAACTGacgtgtttaaaacaaaatgtttggtaAATGACTTTGTAATGTGAAATATTCCGCATAACAATACCTTTATTGCAAATTCGACAAGGCAAGTCACTCTCCAGAAAGTCTTCAATTTGAGTTAAGATGGCCAAACCCTTCTCAATGCCAATATCTGGTTCATCTAGTGAAATCGTTTGTAAGCCATGATGGGGTAATGTCTACATAAAGGAATATATAACAGTATTCGAAAGGTTCATAGTTCTCGATAATATTGCAATGCAGTCACGTTCTAATTAAGAAATTGTTAAACTAATCAATAAGGAACGCTCACATCGCAGTCAAATTCAAGGCGTTCTCCTATTGGAATGCTTAAAGTTGTAAACTCCTCAAAATCGACTTCAACCTAGTTCAAAtccaaataaaatgatgaaccAGGATAGGCCATTTGCATTTAAATATATGCATTTGTTTGTGAACACAATTAACAatcaaaatatacaaacatatttcaatattatagGGCCATATTCTAGATTTCAGATTTTTTCAGTGTTTTTCAGAATACGGTAATGCTAAAAAACTAAGATCAATTACTCACATCGTTGCAAGAGTCATAAACGTAGATTGATATAAATAACCCTGTGAACAGTCTTCTGAAATCGATCTCGTTATCCTGGGTATCAGCATCTAAAAATGTGAGAGACTACATTGTAATTTGGGAACATATAATaccatgtacatatattgacaacaattttttttcggAATAATCTTACTTGTTAATTGTAATCTTCTTTTATCCTGGAATAGTGCAATAATATCAGACGTCATCACGTGACAAAATAGGAAATCATTGTTACGGTATCCTtttacataatgaaataaatatacaactATTCAATAGATACATgtgtatcactactcccaaaaTGGCATAATCACTTATcgtatttttatttcttcaaaagTGATTTCgaatatttaatttttacttttgcaCTTACTTCGATATGTTTAAGCTCGTCAAATATTCCTCCAAGCAATGTATTCAATAATTCAAAGCTATCCTCCTGTGTTCTCCGATTAAACTGGCTATTTCTGATTGATGTAACAtacaaagatatatatatatttcctaaattatataaacattgtaagaaataaaatcatCTGATCTTGCATTTCGACAGTGATTGCAACGATCAAAGACAATTTTATTCGAGGATTATATTTTCACATCTCGTGGTAACATATATATATGGAGGTCTTATATCGTATGCCTCCGCTTTGTTGACAGGGAAGTTGAACACCCCTTTATCTGtttcttcttttaaaaatcccatCTTTATTTATAGTGCACGATTGCAAACCTTTCAAAAACATGAACATGTGTGACCGGTCATATGGTTAGCGTTCAGGATAGTAGAATGTGACTGTGTATCaatacactaatatgaaattgAACGGATTACAAATATCTGAAACATATAACGTTTATTATTGTTATCTTGTACTTACATTTTCCCTAGAGCATTCAAGACGCTTTTCAATTCCGCAGTGTGACTTCCACTTCGTTCTTTCCGTTTTTCAAGCAAACCCAGCACTTGTTTTGTTAATGTTAAATCCTCGAACTCTGTTGACGTTGCCTTTAGTTAAATAAACGGAAAGTTATGCAAATTTTAATCATGTTATGCGTAATGTGGCATAACGTTCAATTAAGAATACTTAAGGTACCTAAAAAGGATGTAAATTtcattcttttcttcttttttttggaAATACGAGCTTATCAGATTTGTAGGCCCATATGAATAAATAAGTATGTAAAACCATACCCTAGTTTATAATAATTGTCAAATTATACCAATGCAGTTACAGTATGAATTTGATAACACTTTAAATGCAAATGATATCTCCTAAACAACTCCAAAACAATTATACAGTGGATCGTTAAGGCGCTTCATTAAAGATGTGGacagcgaacagtgatcaatctcttaactcctataagcaatacaaaatgcagagttgagcaaacacgaacccctggacacaccagaggtgggatcaggcacctaggaggagtaagcatatgaCATAATTTTACCATCGAAATAGTGATACAAGCTACTGTATCAATACATAGTACTCGTTCGCATGTTTTAGTACTTTGCGGCCTTTTTGTGCGCTACTTTTGATACCATTAGTTTAACTCGAACGCTTAATAACTGTCGAATAAACTTTTGAATTACGTGAGGTGCTTCTGAAATAATAGCTTTTCGGCTACGTAAGACTTCTTGGTCGTGCCAACCTATACTGTGACACGGTACCCCTTTTTAAAGGTCAAacctactttcacttttaacaCTGGAAACATGGCGGAGACGCAACCACCACATGCATATAGCTATAGAGACGTTGGATAGTGAGTACTTTATCCACAAGGAGTATTGTATCCATTGAGAAAAAAGTAGAATATGGTCATGTTTGCATAAAACTGCTCATATTGT
Above is a genomic segment from Ostrea edulis chromosome 3, xbOstEdul1.1, whole genome shotgun sequence containing:
- the LOC125676732 gene encoding ubiquitin carboxyl-terminal hydrolase 16-like isoform X7 — translated: MVQRKSKEDRQRVYGEEKRRDGKNGDIEIEMAPLRERDDTVDENDKHQFVETPNKTERGSQTEKRKIENLDKYTQTDNDLRNKRRSKANKSSDSTATHSAKKNAVDTFNVLEFGTPKGNKNLGNTCFFNSSLQALFVTKSFNDSLSSLKATSTEFEDLTLTKQVLGLLEKRKERSGSHTAELKSVLNALGKINSQFNRRTQEDSFELLNTLLGGIFDELKHIEDKRRLQLTNADTQDNEIDFRRLFTGLFISIYVYDSCNDVEVDFEEFTTLSIPIGERLEFDCDTLPHHGLQTISLDEPDIGIEKGLAILTQIEDFLESDLPCRICNKEGSGKAYKRLLVFQPPPVLVIHIDRFRMNDVSHLTKNTERVQYPRRLSLAKFCSKANKTIPKEDMVYELYAVVVHAGGIGGGHYYAYVNTTRRHDVDRWQRHLRRTTGDLEKLKCEIENILKKKHEFENDENHENQCDVKDSWFYISDDNVTEANVNEVMSHKDAYILFYEVQ
- the LOC125676732 gene encoding ubiquitin carboxyl-terminal hydrolase 16-like isoform X1, with the protein product MDRLSIIIISTFVPITAVLILIIVYLLWKQNKKRTTKNILDDPESLGDVMVQRKSKEDRQRVYGEEKRRDGKNGDIEIEMAPLRERDDTVDENDKHQFVETPNKTERGSQTEKRKIENLDKYTQTDNDLRNKRRSKANKSSDSTATHSAKKNAVDTFNVLEFGTPKGNKNLGNTCFFNSSLQALFVTKSFNDSLSSLKATSTEFEDLTLTKQVLGLLEKRKERSGSHTAELKSVLNALGKINSQFNRRTQEDSFELLNTLLGGIFDELKHIEDKRRLQLTNADTQDNEIDFRRLFTGLFISIYVYDSCNDVEVDFEEFTTLSIPIGERLEFDCDTLPHHGLQTISLDEPDIGIEKGLAILTQIEDFLESDLPCRICNKEGSGKAYKRLLVFQPPPVLVIHIDRFRMNDVSHLTKNTERVQYPRRLSLAKFCSKANKTIPKEDMVYELYAVVVHAGGIGGGHYYAYVNTTRRHDVDRWQRHLRRTTGDLEKLKCEIENILKKKHEFENDENHENQCDVKDSWFYISDDNVTEANVNEVMSHKDAYILFYEVQ
- the LOC125676732 gene encoding ubiquitin carboxyl-terminal hydrolase 16-like isoform X3, yielding MDRLSIIIISTFVPITAVLILIIVYLLWKQNKKRTTKNILDDPESLGDVMVQRKSKEDRQRVYGEEKRRDGKNGDIEHQFVETPNKTERGSQTEKRKIENLDKYTQTDNDLRNKRRSKANKSSDSTATHSAKKNAVDTFNVLEFGTPKGNKNLGNTCFFNSSLQALFVTKSFNDSLSSLKATSTEFEDLTLTKQVLGLLEKRKERSGSHTAELKSVLNALGKINSQFNRRTQEDSFELLNTLLGGIFDELKHIEDKRRLQLTNADTQDNEIDFRRLFTGLFISIYVYDSCNDVEVDFEEFTTLSIPIGERLEFDCDTLPHHGLQTISLDEPDIGIEKGLAILTQIEDFLESDLPCRICNKEGSGKAYKRLLVFQPPPVLVIHIDRFRMNDVSHLTKNTERVQYPRRLSLAKFCSKANKTIPKEDMVYELYAVVVHAGGIGGGHYYAYVNTTRRHDVDRWQRHLRRTTGDLEKLKCEIENILKKKHEFENDENHENQCDVKDSWFYISDDNVTEANVNEVMSHKDAYILFYEVQ
- the LOC125676732 gene encoding ubiquitin carboxyl-terminal hydrolase 16-like isoform X5; this encodes MDRLSIIIISTFVPITAVLILIIVYLLWKQNKKRTTKNILDDPESLGDVMVQRKSKEDRQRVYGEEKRRDGKNGDIERGSQTEKRKIENLDKYTQTDNDLRNKRRSKANKSSDSTATHSAKKNAVDTFNVLEFGTPKGNKNLGNTCFFNSSLQALFVTKSFNDSLSSLKATSTEFEDLTLTKQVLGLLEKRKERSGSHTAELKSVLNALGKINSQFNRRTQEDSFELLNTLLGGIFDELKHIEDKRRLQLTNADTQDNEIDFRRLFTGLFISIYVYDSCNDVEVDFEEFTTLSIPIGERLEFDCDTLPHHGLQTISLDEPDIGIEKGLAILTQIEDFLESDLPCRICNKEGSGKAYKRLLVFQPPPVLVIHIDRFRMNDVSHLTKNTERVQYPRRLSLAKFCSKANKTIPKEDMVYELYAVVVHAGGIGGGHYYAYVNTTRRHDVDRWQRHLRRTTGDLEKLKCEIENILKKKHEFENDENHENQCDVKDSWFYISDDNVTEANVNEVMSHKDAYILFYEVQ
- the LOC125676732 gene encoding ubiquitin carboxyl-terminal hydrolase 16-like isoform X6; this encodes MDRLSIIIISTFILDDPESLGDVMVQRKSKEDRQRVYGEEKRRDGKNGDIEIEMAPLRERDDTVDENDKRGSQTEKRKIENLDKYTQTDNDLRNKRRSKANKSSDSTATHSAKKNAVDTFNVLEFGTPKGNKNLGNTCFFNSSLQALFVTKSFNDSLSSLKATSTEFEDLTLTKQVLGLLEKRKERSGSHTAELKSVLNALGKINSQFNRRTQEDSFELLNTLLGGIFDELKHIEDKRRLQLTNADTQDNEIDFRRLFTGLFISIYVYDSCNDVEVDFEEFTTLSIPIGERLEFDCDTLPHHGLQTISLDEPDIGIEKGLAILTQIEDFLESDLPCRICNKEGSGKAYKRLLVFQPPPVLVIHIDRFRMNDVSHLTKNTERVQYPRRLSLAKFCSKANKTIPKEDMVYELYAVVVHAGGIGGGHYYAYVNTTRRHDVDRWQRHLRRTTGDLEKLKCEIENILKKKHEFENDENHENQCDVKDSWFYISDDNVTEANVNEVMSHKDAYILFYEVQ